In the genome of Desulfuribacillus stibiiarsenatis, one region contains:
- a CDS encoding TcpE family conjugal transfer membrane protein: protein MEHNIKFYTKVLRFEREFVWPVLGPVTFLQLSVSIMTFLISTAIFFMILPVQVAPVSGFVIAMTMWFLYGAVKPDGKRIHRFVLDVIRYYARPKNRNMGQTLNRTRKKVQKWVRFQQ, encoded by the coding sequence TTGGAGCATAATATTAAATTCTATACAAAGGTACTTAGGTTTGAGCGAGAATTTGTATGGCCTGTGCTCGGCCCTGTCACGTTTTTGCAGCTTAGTGTAAGCATAATGACCTTTTTAATATCAACAGCCATCTTTTTTATGATTCTCCCTGTGCAGGTGGCTCCTGTAAGCGGTTTTGTGATTGCTATGACTATGTGGTTCTTATATGGAGCAGTAAAGCCAGATGGGAAGAGAATTCACAGATTTGTTCTGGATGTAATCCGATATTACGCACGGCCTAAGAATCGAAACATGGGTCAAACTCTGAACAGGACTAGGAAAAAAGTTCAGAAATGGGTCCGTTTTCAACAGTAA
- a CDS encoding transposase domain-containing protein — protein TPKGASASAAIYSIIETAKANGLNIYSYLNYLLLYMPDTDYRNRPEDLEDLMPWSPRILAECKN, from the coding sequence CTACTCCTAAAGGGGCCTCCGCTAGTGCCGCTATATACAGCATCATCGAGACAGCAAAAGCAAATGGACTGAACATATACAGCTACCTAAACTATCTTCTCTTATACATGCCGGATACTGATTACCGGAATAGGCCAGAAGATTTAGAAGATTTAATGCCTTGGTCTCCGCGTATACTAGCTGAATGCAAGAACTAG
- a CDS encoding Panacea domain-containing protein gives MLSIKDVTNFFLCKNIPNSKYEITHLKLQKLLYYAQAWHLAIFDGRPLFDEDFEAWVHGPVNREIYEVYKGYGYNILPVCSSEISLNITEEQKKLLEEVWISYGSFTGKYLETLSHQERPWLEARGGIKANETSTNVISKDKITDYYKLLLS, from the coding sequence ATGTTATCTATAAAAGACGTAACTAATTTTTTCTTATGTAAAAATATACCAAATTCTAAATATGAAATTACACACCTAAAATTACAAAAATTATTATACTATGCTCAAGCTTGGCATTTAGCTATATTTGACGGTCGGCCATTATTTGATGAAGATTTTGAAGCTTGGGTGCACGGGCCTGTGAATAGAGAAATATACGAAGTCTACAAAGGCTATGGATATAACATATTGCCAGTATGCTCAAGTGAAATTTCGCTTAATATAACAGAAGAACAAAAAAAACTTTTAGAAGAAGTATGGATAAGTTATGGCTCTTTCACAGGAAAGTATTTAGAAACACTTTCCCATCAAGAAAGACCTTGGTTAGAAGCTCGTGGTGGAATTAAGGCGAATGAGACTAGCACTAATGTAATTTCTAAAGACAAAATAACAGATTATTATAAACTCTTATTATCTTAG